A genomic stretch from Gemmatimonadaceae bacterium includes:
- a CDS encoding SCO family protein, producing MSLARRITSVMLSGLVAATAVSCTAKSVGDALPVLSIGGDFALTDHNKEHFELSTLRGKVVLVFFGYSMCPDFCPITLSKLSTVSNRLGDDRSQIKTLYISVDPERDTPEVLKEDLKSFKLDALGLTGTKAEIDTVVALFGASYEIVPTPTSVAKYTVSHSTSLYVLDKQGRVRLELPYEATVEEILKGIRAVLGEGS from the coding sequence GTGAGTCTCGCGAGGCGAATCACGTCGGTCATGCTCTCGGGGCTCGTCGCCGCAACGGCGGTCTCATGCACGGCCAAATCGGTGGGCGATGCGCTGCCCGTGCTGTCTATCGGCGGCGACTTTGCGCTGACCGATCACAACAAGGAGCACTTCGAACTGTCCACGCTGCGGGGCAAGGTGGTTCTGGTGTTCTTTGGCTACAGCATGTGCCCCGACTTCTGCCCGATCACGCTGTCGAAGCTCTCGACGGTGTCGAACCGATTGGGTGACGATCGCTCACAGATCAAGACGCTATACATCTCGGTCGATCCTGAGCGCGACACCCCAGAGGTGCTGAAGGAAGACCTGAAGAGCTTCAAACTGGATGCGCTGGGCCTCACGGGTACCAAAGCGGAGATCGACACGGTGGTTGCGTTGTTTGGCGCCAGCTACGAGATCGTGCCAACGCCCACGTCGGTGGCCAAGTACACGGTATCGCACTCCACCTCGCTGTACGTGCTGGACAAGCAGGGGCGCGTGCGACTGGAGTTGCCGTACGAGGCAACGGTGGAGGAGATCCTGAAGGGGATCCGGGCCGTCCTTGGGGAGGGATCGTAG
- a CDS encoding thiamine pyrophosphate-binding protein encodes MPSRCGERSTPARITGRDAFLRLLIDEGVTHLFGNPGTTELAIMEAVPRFPQLTYVLGLQESVVLGMADGFARASKRLAAVNLHCAPGLGHAMGALYSAKFSGSPLIVTAGQYEVGYGLQEPLLYEPLVPLAQPLVKWAVEVTRIEDLPRIVRRAAKIALTPPMGPVFISLPGNILDDEAELDLRGATRVDAATRPSDESLVRLAETLLAAEQPVMIAGREVANRQAFDEAGELATLLGAAVYQEPVPYNARFPSEHPMCMGDLTRNQRQVRATLEPHDLLLCIGADLLRMSPFSPVDPLPDHLPVVHITERDWELGKNYHTAFAIRADVKETLRSLLPVLRARRTPEQARNAAQRVAALASRNWQALRERARVEVSATASRRPIDPRWLMMCIVDALPDHGIVVEEALTAWPALASLLSMRDANSFYGLASGGLGFAMPGAIGISLAQPGRPVVATIGDGSAMYGIQALWTAAHLRLPITYVIINNRSYRIIKERLLANRHSHQFVGMELHDPPIDFVALANGFGMQACRVSDPAAIDRALRAAIGSGGPNLIECVVDDGFGNADGVVAAS; translated from the coding sequence ATCCCTTCACGATGCGGTGAGAGGTCCACGCCCGCACGCATAACCGGTCGCGACGCATTCCTGCGACTGCTGATCGACGAGGGCGTGACGCATCTGTTCGGCAATCCCGGCACCACTGAACTGGCGATCATGGAGGCCGTGCCGCGCTTCCCGCAGCTCACGTATGTGCTGGGACTGCAGGAGTCGGTGGTACTTGGCATGGCGGACGGATTCGCCCGCGCGTCGAAGCGGCTCGCCGCCGTCAATTTGCATTGTGCCCCCGGTCTCGGGCACGCCATGGGTGCGCTGTACAGCGCCAAGTTCTCGGGCTCCCCGCTCATCGTCACGGCCGGCCAATACGAAGTCGGCTACGGCCTGCAGGAGCCCTTGTTGTATGAACCGCTGGTGCCGCTCGCACAGCCGCTGGTGAAGTGGGCGGTCGAAGTGACGCGCATCGAGGATCTGCCTCGGATTGTTCGACGGGCCGCGAAGATCGCGCTGACACCCCCCATGGGACCGGTGTTCATCAGCTTGCCCGGCAATATTCTGGATGACGAAGCGGAACTCGACCTGCGCGGCGCAACACGCGTCGATGCCGCGACGCGTCCCTCCGATGAGTCGCTGGTTCGCCTCGCCGAGACACTGCTCGCCGCCGAACAGCCGGTGATGATCGCGGGCCGTGAAGTGGCCAATCGGCAGGCGTTTGACGAGGCGGGGGAACTGGCGACGTTGCTTGGCGCGGCCGTGTACCAGGAGCCGGTCCCGTACAACGCGCGCTTCCCGTCCGAGCATCCGATGTGCATGGGTGACCTGACACGAAACCAGCGACAGGTGAGGGCAACGCTCGAGCCACATGATCTGTTGCTGTGCATCGGTGCCGACCTGTTGCGCATGTCGCCGTTCAGCCCGGTGGATCCGCTGCCGGACCACCTGCCCGTCGTGCACATCACCGAACGCGACTGGGAACTTGGCAAGAACTATCACACCGCCTTCGCGATCCGTGCCGATGTGAAGGAGACCTTGCGGTCCCTGCTGCCCGTGCTGCGAGCGCGGCGCACACCAGAGCAGGCGCGCAACGCCGCACAACGCGTGGCGGCGCTGGCTTCACGCAACTGGCAGGCGCTGCGCGAGCGGGCGCGCGTAGAAGTGAGCGCGACAGCATCGCGTCGTCCAATCGATCCGCGCTGGCTCATGATGTGCATCGTGGACGCGCTGCCGGACCACGGCATCGTGGTCGAGGAAGCGCTGACCGCCTGGCCGGCCCTGGCCAGTCTATTGTCGATGCGGGATGCGAACAGTTTCTACGGCTTGGCCAGCGGCGGACTGGGCTTTGCGATGCCGGGTGCTATCGGGATCAGTCTCGCGCAGCCGGGTCGCCCAGTGGTGGCGACCATCGGCGATGGCAGCGCGATGTATGGCATCCAGGCGCTGTGGACGGCCGCGCACCTGCGACTGCCGATCACCTACGTGATCATCAACAATCGCAGTTATCGGATCATCAAGGAACGCCTGTTGGCCAACCGCCACTCGCACCAGTTTGTCGGCATGGAGCTGCACGATCCGCCGATTGATTTCGTGGCGCTGGCCAACGGATTCGGCATGCAGGCCTGCCGGGTTTCTGATCCCGCAGCGATCGACCGCGCGCTGCGAGCGGCCATTGGCAGCGGTGGTCCAAACCTGATCGAGTGCGTGGTTGATGACGGTTTCGGCAATGCCGATGGCGTGGTCGCCGCCAGCTGA
- a CDS encoding copper chaperone PCu(A)C — MTNTNRSIHLRFTVAIVAAALCLPAVFGGALHAQTAPVTVRDAWVREPAASRKTTAAFLVIENAGTTKRAIVSASSDAAETVELHEMVRDGAMMKMSPVKTIDVPANGKTELKPGGLHIMMFGLKKQPVAGDTLRITLTLDDGTKTIVAAPVRKMEGMK; from the coding sequence ATGACCAATACCAACCGATCCATCCATCTCCGGTTCACTGTCGCCATCGTCGCGGCAGCGTTGTGCCTTCCTGCCGTCTTCGGCGGCGCGCTGCATGCGCAGACTGCGCCTGTGACCGTGCGCGATGCGTGGGTGCGCGAGCCGGCCGCGAGTCGCAAGACGACGGCGGCGTTTCTCGTGATCGAGAACGCTGGCACGACGAAACGCGCCATCGTCAGCGCATCCAGTGACGCCGCCGAGACGGTGGAACTGCACGAGATGGTTCGCGACGGCGCCATGATGAAGATGTCGCCCGTCAAGACCATCGACGTGCCGGCCAATGGCAAGACGGAGCTCAAGCCGGGTGGTCTGCACATCATGATGTTCGGCCTCAAGAAGCAGCCCGTGGCCGGTGACACCCTGCGAATCACGCTGACGCTCGACGATGGCACCAAGACCATCGTCGCCGCGCCGGTTCGCAAGATGGAGGGGATGAAGTGA
- a CDS encoding aldehyde dehydrogenase — translation MQRYQMYIDGQFSDGSSGEWFDSYNPYTGNVWGQIARGTADDVDRAVKAAHRAFTSGPWPQLTASQRGALLRRLGDLIARDARKLAEFEVRDNGKLIAEMMGQLNYLPQWYYYYGGLADKIEGTVVPLDKKGYFNFTQNEPLGVVVAISPWNSPLLLSSWKIAPALAAGCTIVLKPSEFTSASSLEFVKLFEEAGFPPGVVNVVTGFGGDVGAPLVEHPLVRKVAFTGSDNTGRAINQLAAKHFKHVSLELGGKSANIVFADANIDDAVNGAVSGIFAATGQTCIAGSRLLLQDSIHDQFVDRLTALARTARMGDPMSTETQVGPITTRPQYDKVLSYIDIAKQDGAELLLGGVPATRPECGTGWFIEPTIFSGVRNSMRIAQEEVFGPILSIIKFTDEDDAVAIANDSRFGLGAGVWTSDIGRAFRMSERIQAGTVWVNTYRALSYLSPFGGYKDSGMGRENGIAAIRDFLQVKSVWINTGAVSANPFTMR, via the coding sequence ATGCAGCGCTACCAGATGTACATCGATGGCCAATTCTCGGACGGGAGCTCCGGCGAGTGGTTTGACAGCTACAACCCGTACACCGGCAACGTCTGGGGACAGATAGCGCGAGGCACTGCGGACGATGTGGATCGCGCCGTGAAGGCGGCGCACCGGGCATTCACCAGCGGCCCATGGCCGCAACTGACAGCCAGCCAGCGCGGGGCGCTGCTACGCCGCTTGGGCGACCTGATTGCGCGCGACGCGCGCAAGCTGGCGGAGTTCGAAGTCCGGGACAACGGCAAGTTGATCGCCGAGATGATGGGCCAGCTCAATTATCTGCCGCAGTGGTACTACTACTACGGCGGCCTCGCCGACAAGATCGAAGGGACGGTGGTGCCGCTGGACAAGAAGGGCTACTTCAACTTCACGCAGAATGAGCCGCTGGGTGTCGTCGTCGCCATTTCCCCGTGGAACTCGCCGCTGTTGCTGAGCTCCTGGAAAATCGCGCCGGCGCTCGCCGCCGGCTGCACGATTGTGCTCAAGCCATCCGAGTTCACGTCGGCATCGTCGCTGGAATTCGTCAAGTTGTTCGAGGAGGCCGGCTTTCCACCCGGCGTGGTCAACGTCGTCACGGGATTCGGCGGTGATGTCGGCGCGCCGCTGGTGGAGCATCCACTCGTGCGAAAGGTCGCGTTCACCGGTTCAGACAACACCGGGCGCGCGATCAACCAGCTCGCGGCCAAGCACTTCAAGCACGTAAGCCTGGAACTGGGCGGCAAGTCGGCCAACATTGTCTTTGCCGACGCCAACATCGACGATGCGGTGAATGGTGCGGTCTCCGGAATCTTTGCGGCCACCGGCCAGACGTGCATCGCCGGGTCGCGCCTGCTGCTGCAGGACAGCATCCATGACCAGTTCGTCGACCGACTGACGGCATTGGCGCGCACGGCGCGCATGGGCGATCCCATGAGCACGGAGACGCAGGTTGGCCCGATCACGACGCGGCCGCAGTACGACAAGGTGCTGAGTTACATCGACATCGCGAAGCAGGACGGCGCCGAGCTGCTACTGGGTGGCGTCCCCGCGACGCGCCCCGAATGCGGCACGGGGTGGTTCATCGAGCCGACCATCTTCTCGGGTGTGCGGAACAGCATGCGCATTGCTCAGGAGGAGGTGTTCGGGCCCATTCTCTCGATCATCAAGTTCACCGACGAGGATGATGCGGTGGCGATTGCCAACGATTCCCGCTTCGGGCTCGGTGCCGGCGTGTGGACCAGCGACATCGGTCGTGCGTTCCGCATGTCCGAGCGGATCCAGGCCGGCACGGTGTGGGTGAACACCTATCGCGCATTGAGCTATCTGTCGCCGTTTGGCGGATACAAGGACTCGGGGATGGGGCGGGAGAACGGCATCGCGGCCATTCGCGACTTCCTGCAGGTCAAGAGCGTCTGGATCAACACCGGCGCGGTAAGCGCCAATCCCTTCACGATGCGGTGA